One window from the genome of Gimesia aquarii encodes:
- a CDS encoding YciI family protein — translation MKYMLLIYSAENGWTQDEREQCMSDSTAVCHELDKQGKFLSASPLHSVEMATSVRIRNGKRLVTDGPFAETTEQLGGYYVIDVENLDEAIAVASQLPPAKKGTVEIRPLVELPNLPDQEFKADTDIVL, via the coding sequence TTGAAATACATGTTACTGATCTACAGTGCGGAAAATGGTTGGACACAAGACGAGCGTGAACAGTGTATGTCAGACTCAACGGCGGTCTGTCATGAGCTGGACAAGCAAGGGAAGTTTCTTTCAGCATCTCCCTTGCATTCTGTTGAGATGGCGACCAGTGTTCGTATTCGTAATGGAAAACGACTGGTAACTGATGGACCGTTTGCCGAAACGACTGAGCAACTCGGGGGATACTATGTGATTGACGTTGAGAATCTGGATGAGGCAATCGCAGTGGCAAGCCAACTACCACCAGCGAAGAAGGGGACCGTTGAGATTCGACCCCTCGTCGAATTACCCAATTTGCCTGACCAGGAATTCAAGGCGGATACGGATATTGTTCTGTAA
- a CDS encoding YciI family protein, with translation MKFLCLGYYDAASMEGKTEAEMAAFMEECFAYDDELRCGGHFTGGEALQPAEHAVTLRHRGGQVETTDGPFAETKEQIGGILILEARDMNQAVELMSKHPGVRFGPFEIRPADEHINALIKARDEAMR, from the coding sequence ATGAAATTTCTTTGTCTGGGGTATTACGATGCCGCCTCGATGGAAGGGAAAACGGAGGCTGAGATGGCGGCATTCATGGAAGAGTGCTTCGCCTATGATGATGAACTGCGATGTGGTGGACATTTCACAGGAGGAGAAGCGTTGCAGCCAGCCGAACACGCTGTCACTTTGAGACACCGCGGAGGTCAGGTCGAGACAACAGATGGACCATTTGCGGAAACAAAGGAGCAAATTGGCGGCATTCTGATTCTGGAAGCACGTGATATGAATCAGGCAGTAGAATTGATGTCAAAACATCCGGGTGTTCGTTTTGGACCTTTTGAGATTCGCCCGGCAGATGAACACATAAATGCATTAATTAAAGCCCGCGATGAAGCCATGCGGTGA
- a CDS encoding DUF1579 domain-containing protein: protein MFAKPQKEHSWLDQLVGEWAVETECQMGPDQPPNKTIGHMNCTSLGGLWLIAEGEGEAPEDGVWKSVMTLGYDPEKKLYVGTFVASMMTHLWLYSGSIDESGTKLILDTEGPKWEQEGMARYQDIVEIIDEAHWVLTSQILGEDGEWNEFMSSHHRRSK from the coding sequence ATCAACTCGTTGGTGAGTGGGCCGTTGAAACTGAGTGCCAAATGGGACCAGATCAACCACCTAACAAAACAATAGGCCACATGAATTGTACCTCGCTGGGAGGTTTGTGGCTCATTGCTGAAGGGGAAGGGGAGGCACCCGAAGATGGAGTCTGGAAATCTGTAATGACACTCGGTTACGACCCGGAGAAGAAACTGTATGTGGGTACGTTTGTGGCTTCCATGATGACCCATCTCTGGCTCTATTCCGGTTCGATTGATGAGTCGGGTACCAAGCTGATTTTGGATACCGAGGGTCCGAAGTGGGAACAGGAGGGAATGGCGCGGTATCAGGATATTGTGGAAATCATCGATGAGGCGCATTGGGTGTTGACTTCGCAAATCCTCGGCGAGGATGGTGAATGGAATGAATTTATGTCTTCGCATCATCGTCGTAGCAAGTAG